From Brassica oleracea var. oleracea cultivar TO1000 chromosome C3, BOL, whole genome shotgun sequence, a single genomic window includes:
- the LOC106331382 gene encoding tRNA:m(4)X modification enzyme TRM13 homolog, with amino-acid sequence MAARSGSRCNFWLPKKKRSCANTRIESSLFCGNHSQRSDGQWLPCPIDPSHSVLQENLESHVKRCPLLKQNAALSGQVFYQKGINAGNEEEEEKMGSCYSVVTSEMKRNLVYSMSVSEFHQLIKKIEAVHCSIRNDIEDSHLSPEACNIWFNKEIDRRLPFQEKHVLQQGSILGNLEKIGAFKRCNTNVECCEKDDDVPAVVEFGAGRGYLTQMLADCYGVKKVYLVERKSYKLKADRSLRQKENLVLERMRIDIEDLNLNAVESLQGVPYVAVGKHLCGPATDLSLRCCLSRQDDESPVLRGLAIATCCHHLCQWKSYINKEYIIGMGISKDEFHALTWFTSWAVDDDHGSKVPGVEGIDLIASKEEEEGDKVEDDSLSSVEEVVKKMKPMERAVLGFKCKQIIDAGRMKWVKKHGLDSKLVKYIPASISPENTLLVAGKLSPVLA; translated from the exons ATGGCGGCGAGAAGTGGCAGTCGATGCAATTTCTGGCTTCCGAAGAAGAAAAGATCATGCGCCAATACTCGAATCGAGAGCTCCCT GTTTTGTGGAAACCATAGCCAGAGATCGGATGGTCAGTGGCTTCCATGCCCTATTGATCCTTCTCA CTCTGTGTTGCAGGAGAATCTCGAAAGTCATGTAAAGAGATGTCCTTTGTTGAAACAGAACGCTGCATTGTCTGGTCAAGTGTTTTATCAAAAGGGTATTAATGCTGGAAACGAAGAAGAGGAAGAAAAGATGGGTTCTTGTTACTCTGTTGTTACATCAGAGATGAAGAGGAATCTGGTTTATAGCATGAGTGTTTCTGAGTTTCATCAGCTTATCAAGAAGATTGAAGCGGTTCATTGCAGTATACGTAATGATATTGAAGATTCGCATTTGTCACCTGAAGCTTGTAACATATGGTTTAACAAGGAGATAGATAG GAGGTTACCGTTTCAAGAGAAACATGTTTTGCAACAAGGTTCTATTCTGGGTAACTTGGAAAAGATTGGGGCATTTAAGAGATGTAACACAAATGTTGAATGTTGTGAAAAAGATGATGATGTGCCTGCGGTTGTTGAATTTGGAGCTGGGAGAGGATACTTAACGCAGATGCTAGCAGATTGCTATGGCGTCAAAAAAGTTTATTTAGTCGAGAGGAAGTCTTATAAGCTTAAG GCTGATAGGTCATTGAGGCAAAAGGAGAACTTGGTATTAGAGCGTATGAGAATCGATA TTGAAGATTTGAACCTTAACGCGGTCGAATCATTACAAGGTGTTCCTTATGTGGCTGTTGGGAAACATCTATGTGGTCCTGCAACAG ATTTGAGCTTAAGATGTTGTCTATCTAGACAAGATGATGAAAGCCCTGTTCTAAGAGGTCTTGCTATCGCGACATGTTGCCATCATCTTTGCCAATGGAAAAGCTATATAA ATAAAGAATATATCATTGGCATGGGGATTTCTAAAGACGAGTTCCATGCCTTGACTTGGTTCACTAGCTGGGCAGTAGATGATGATCATGGTTCCAAAGTTCCCGGTGTTGAAGGCATTGACCTTATTGCTTCAAAGGAGGAGGAAGAAGGAGACAAGGTGGAAGATGATTCTTTGAGCAGCGTTGAGGAAGTTGTGAAGAAGATGAAGCCCATGGAAAGAGCTGTTTTAGGGTTTAAGTGCAAGCAGATTATCGATGCAGGGAGGATGAAGTGGGTTAAGAAACATGGGTTGGATTCAAAGCTTGTGAAATATATTCCGGCAAGCATCTCACCGGAGAACACTTTACTGGTCGCCGGAAAGCTAAGTCCGGTTCTTGCTTGA
- the LOC106330090 gene encoding polygalacturonase At1g48100, which translates to MLKISRDPFLRFTTLILITSSLFSYGTEARLHYYNDIHNPNSYPEPPYSSFSQSQPPSISPDPDDLSQPPSPCQDLDQEVVHDVRNYGAVGDGITDDTGAFKTAWDSACSNDEDNNTVSILLVPFGFTFVIHSTIFTGPCRSYQYFQVDGTIVPRDGPESWPSGFNKRQWLVFYRIKGMALIGNGVIDGRGQKWWDLPCKPHRNVNKTTALTGPCESPAALRFFMSSNLSMQGVTIKNSPQFHMTFDGCHEVHINSLRITSPPSSPNTDGIHIENSNSVEIHNSVISNGDDCVSIGSGSYNIDILNLTCGPGGHGISIGSLGNQNSRACVSNITVRDSFIKFSDNGVRIKTWQGGSGSVSGVTFDNIQMDNVRNPIIVDQYYCTSKNCPNKTNAVFVNDVVYQSIKGTYDRRSPPMHFGCSNNVPCVNLTVSDIDLVPSKGEMVVDPFCWNAYGVVDEFSVPSISCLKSDPSTLLLGGLLGECRVR; encoded by the exons ATGTTAAAAATTTCCCGTGATCCGTTTCTACGTTTCACTACACTAATTCTCATTACATCCTCTCTATTCTCTTATGGAACCGAAGCAAGACTACATTATTACAACGACATACACAATCCCAACTCATATCCAGAGCCACCGTATTCGTCCTTCTCTCAATCTCAGCCTCCATCTATTTCGCCAGACCCTGATGACCTGTCACAGCCTCCATCTCCTTGCCAAGATCTCGACCAAGAAGTAGTCCACGATGTGAGAAACTATGGTGCGGTCGGGGACGGTATCACAGACGACACTGGTGCGTTCAAGACAGCTTGGGATTCAGCTTGTAGCAACGACGAGGACAACAACACTGTCTCCATATTGCTTGTACCTTTCGGTTTCACTTTCGTGATCCATTCCACTATTTTCACCGGTCCTTGTCGCTCTTACCAATACTTCCAA GTCGATGGGACCATCGTGCCACGGGATGGACCAGAATCGTGGCCGAGTGGTTTCAACAAAAGACAATGGCTCGTCTTTTATCGAATCAAAGGAATGGCTCTAATAGGCAACGGAGTTATCGACGGTCGCGGACAAAAATGGTGGGATCTTCCATGCAAACCTCACCGG AATGTCAACAAAACGACTGCACTTACTGGTCCATGTGAAAGCCCTGCC GCTTTGAGGTTTTTCATGAGCTCAAATCTAAGTATGCAAGGTGTGACTATTAAAAATAGCCCGCAGTTTCATATGACATTCGACGGATGTCATGAAGTTCACATCAACTCCCTTCGAATCACATCTCCACCGTCAAGTCCCAACACTGACGGCATCCACATCGAGAACTCCAACTCCGTTGAGATTCATAACTCGGTTATCTCCAACG GAGATGATTGTGTCTCCATTGGATCTGGATCATACAATATCGATATACTGAATCTCACTTGCGGACCTGGCGGCCATGGAATTAG CATTGGAAGTTTAGGCAACCAAAACTCACGTGCATGCGTCTCCAATATTACGGTTAGAGACTCGTTCATCAAGTTTTCCGACAATGGTGTACGGATCAAGACATGGCAAGGTGGATCCGGGTCCGTTTCTGGTGTAACGTTCGACAATATCCAAATGGATAATGTCCGAAATCCAATAATTGTCGATCAGTACTATTGCACGAGCAAAAACTGTCCTAACAAAACAAATGCGGTTTTTGTGAATGATGTAGTATATCAAAGTATAAAAGGGACATACGATAGACGTAGTCCTCCTATGCATTTTGGATGCAGCAACAACGTCCCATGCGTAAATTTGACAGTTTCGGATATTGATTTGGTGCCTTCAAAAGGTGAAATGGTTGTGGATCCGTTCTGTTGGAATGCGTATGGGGTTGTGGATGAGTTCTCTGTTCCTTCGATCTCATGTCTCAAATCGGATCCTTCGACCTTATTGTTAGGTGGTCTTTTAGGAGAGTGTAGAGTACGGTGA